One genomic region from Bos indicus isolate NIAB-ARS_2022 breed Sahiwal x Tharparkar chromosome 17, NIAB-ARS_B.indTharparkar_mat_pri_1.0, whole genome shotgun sequence encodes:
- the RTN4R gene encoding reticulon-4 receptor — MKRASARGSQLLAWVLWLQAWRVAAPCPGACVCYSEPKVTTSCPQQGLQAVPADIPAASQRVFLHGNRIAYVPAASFRACRNLTILWLHSNALAHIDAAAFSGLALLEQLDLSDNAQLRAVDPATFRGLGRLHTLHLDRCGLRELGPGLFRGLAALQYLYLQDNGLQALPDDAFSDLGNLTHLFLHGNRIPSVPERAFRGLHSLDRLLLHQNRVARVHPHAFRDLGRLMTLYLFANNLSALSAEALAPLRSLQYLRLNDNPWVCDCRARPLWAWLQQFRGSSSELPCSLPARLAGRDLKRLAATDLEGCAVATLPAPPIWTGGPVHEEPLGLPKCCQPDAVDKASVLEAGRPASAGNALKGRVPPGDSAPGNRSGPRHINDSPFGTLPGSAEPPLTAVQPEGSQPPGSPTTGPRRRPGCSRKNRTRSQCRLGQAGSGGGGSGAVEGSGTPSGLACSLIPLALAPVLWTVLGRC; from the exons ATGAAGAGGGCGTCCGCCAGAG GAAGCCAGCTGCTGGCCTGGGTGCTGTGGCTGCAGGCGTGGAGGGTGGCGGCGCCCTGCCCAGGCGCCTGCGTGTGCTACAGCGAACCCAAGGTGACCACCAGCTGCCCGCAGCAGGGTCTGCAGGCTGTGCCCGCCGACATCCCGGCCGCCAGCCAGCGAGTCTTCCTGCACGGCAACCGCATTGCGTACGTGCCCGCCGCCAGCTTCCGCGCCTGCCGCAACCTCACCATCCTGTGGCTGCACTCGAATGCGCTGGCCCACATCGACGCGGCCGCCTTCTCCGGCCTGGCGCTCCTGGAGCAGCTGGACCTCAGCGACAACGCGCAGCTGCGGGCCGTGGACCCCGCCACGTTCCGAGGCCTGGGCCGCCTACACACGCTGCACCTGGACCGCTGCGGCCTGCGGGAGCTGGGCCCCGGCCTGTTCCGCGGCCTGGCCGCCCTGCAGTACCTCTACCTGCAGGACAACGGGCTGCAGGCGCTTCCTGACGACGCCTTCAGCGACCTGGGCAACCTCACGCACCTCTTCCTGCACGGCAACCGCATCCCCAGCGTGCCCGAGCGCGCCTTCCGCGGCCTGCACAGCCTCGACCGCCTTCTGCTCCACCAGAACCGCGTGGCACGCGTGCACCCGCACGCCTTCCGGGACCTCGGCCGCCTCATGACGCTTTACCTGTTTGCCAACAACCTCTCCGCGTTGTCCGCGGAGGCCCTGGCGCCCCTGAGGTCCCTGCAGTACCTGCGGCTCAACGACAACCCCTGGGTGTGCGACTGCCGGGCGCGCCCACTCTGGGCCTGGCTGCAGCAGTTCCGTGGCTCCTCGTCAGAGCTGCCCTGCAGCCTGCCCGCGCGCCTGGCCGGCCGTGACCTCAAGCGCTTGGCCGCCACCGACCTGGAGGGTTGCGCCGTGGCCACACTGCCGGCCCCTCCCATCTGGACCGGTGGGCCTGTCCACGAGGAGCCTCTGGGGCTGCCCAAGTGCTGCCAGCCGGACGCCGTGGACAAGGCCTCAGTGCTGGAGGCCGGGAGGCCCGCCTCGGCCGGCAACGCTCTCAAGGGACGAGTCCCGCCTGGAGACAGCGCACCAGGCAACCGCTCTGGCCCCCGGCACATCAACGACTCGCCCTTCGGGACCCTGCCGGGCTCGGCCGAGCCCCCCCTGACGGCGGTGCAGCCTGAGGGTTCCCAGCCCCCGGGCTCCCCCACCACGGGCCCACGAAGGCGGCCGGGTTGTTCCCGCAAGAACCGCACACGCAGCCAGTGCCGTCTGGGCCAGGCGGGCAGTGGGGGCGGCGGGAGCGGCGCAGTGGAGGGCTCAGGCACCCCATCCGGCCTCGCCTGCAGCCTCATCCCCCTGGCTCTGGCGCCGGTGCTGTGGACGGTGCTCGGGCGCTGTTGA